The DNA region ATGGACTCCGAGCCGTCGAGCAGGCCCTCCAGGAGCGCCAGGTCGGACTCCGTGCGGGCGGTCGCCGCGAACGCGCGCGCCCACGCCAGCTGGTGGTCCCCGCCGGGCTCGGCCGCCCGCAGGTGCTCCAGGGTCGCCTCGGTCCACCGCGTGAGCGCGGCCTCGCGGCCCGCCGGGGCGGCGTACAGGTCGAGCGCCAGCTTCACCTGCCGGTGCAGCGACTGCACGACGCCGATGTCGGACTCCTTGCCGATGCCGGACAGGACGAGGGAGAGGTAGTCGCGCGTCGGCAGCTCCGCGTCGCGCGTCATGTCCCACGCCGAGGCCCAGCACAGCGCCCGCGGCAGCGAGGCCTCGAAGTCGCCCAGGTGCTCGGTGACGAAGGCCAGGGAGTCGGCGTCGAGCCGGACCTTGGCGTACGACAGGTCGTCGTCGTTGAGCAGGATCACGTCCGGCCGGGCCCGGCCCACCAGGGCCTCCACCGCCGTCAGCTCGCCGTCCACGTCCAGCTCGACGCGGTCGGTGCGCACCAGCTTGCCGGAGCCGCCCGCCGAGTCGTCCAGGTCGTACAGGCCGATCGCGATGCGGTGCGGGCGCAGCGTCGGCTCGCCCTTGGCGCCCTCGGGCAGCGCCGGGGCCTCCTGCTTGATGGCGAAGGAGGTGATGTTCCCGGCGGAGTCGACGTCCACGACGGGGCGCAGCACGTTGATGCCGGCCGTCTCCAGCCACTTCTTCGACCAGGTCTTCAGGTCGCGCCCGCTGGTCTCCTCCAGGGCGCCGAGCAGGTCGCTCAGGCGCGTGTTGCCGAACGCGTGCTGCTTGAAGTACGCCTGCACGCCGCTGAAGAACTCGTCCATGCCGACGTAGGCGACGAGCTGCTTGAGCACGCTCGCGCCCTTGGCGTACGTGATGCCGTCGAAGTTGACGAGCACGTCGTCCAGGTCACGGATGTCCGCCATGATCGGGTGCGTGGACGGCAGCTGGTCCTGCCGGTACGCCCAGGTCTTCATGGAGTTCGCGAACGTGGTCCAGGAGTGCGGCCATTTCGACCCGGGCGCGTACGCCTGGCAGGCCGCCTCGGCGAACGTCGCGAACGACTCGTTCAGCCACAGGTCGTTCCACCACTCCATGGTCACGAGGTCGCCGAACCACATGTGCGCCAGCTCGTGCAGGATCGTCGCGGCCCGCACCTCGTACGCCGCGTCCGTCACCTTGGAGCGGAACACGTACTGGTCGCGGATCGTCACCGCGCCCGCGTTCTCCATCGCGCCCGCGTTGAACTCCGGCACGAACAACTGGTCGTACTTGGCGAAGGGGTAGGCGTAGTCGAACTTCTCCTGGAACCAGTCGAAGCCCTGCCGGGTGACGTCGAAGATCGCGTCCGCGTCCAGGAACTCGGCGAGCGAGGGGCGGCAGTAGATGCCGAGCGGGACCGACTGCCCGTCCTTCTCGTACACGCTGTGCACCGAGTGGTACGGACCGGCGATGAGCGCCGTGACGTACGTGGACAGGCGGGGCGTCGGCGCGAACGTCCAGACGTCGTCCTTGGGCTCCGGCGTCGGCGAGTTCGAGATGACACTCCAGCCGGAGGGTGCCTTCACGGTGAACTGGAAGGTGGCCTTCAGGTCGGGCTGCTCGAAGGAGGCGAACACGCGGCGCGCGTCCGGGACCTCGAACTGGGTGTACAGGTAGGCCTGCTGGTCGACCGGGTCGACGAAGCGGTGCAGGCCCTCGCCGGTGTTGGTGTATTCGCAGTCCGCGACGACCTTCAGCTCGTTCGCGCCCTGCGGCAGGTGCCGCAGCGCGATGCGGGAGTCCCGGAAGACCGCGCCGATCTCGAGCGCGTGCCCGTTCAGGACGACCTCGTGGACGGCCGGGGCGATCAGATCGATGAAGGTCTCGGCGTTCGCCTCGGAGCAGTCGAAACGCACCGTGGTCACCGACCGGTACGTCCCGCCCTCCTGCGCTCCGGAGAGGTCGAGATCGATCTCGTACGAGTCAACGGTGAGCAGCTTCGCGCGCTGCTGCGCCTCTTCGCGGGTCAGATTGGTGCCGGGCACGCGGTCATCTCCTCGGTACGACTTGCGAACTTTCTGCGATGTTTCCCGCCATCCTTCCATGTGCGGTCGCCGCCCGCTCCGGGCCATTGTTCTCAGGTCGCGCGGCCGTTAGCATCCGCGCGTCGGCTCAGGTCAAGGAGCGGCCCGAAGCGGGCTGAAGCGGGCCGAAGCGGGCTCGGACAGTCGGGAGCAGATGCGTATGGCAAGGGGTGCACGCGGTGCGCAAGGGCCGCGCGGGCCGCGGCGGTCACGGAGCAGGGCACGGTTACGCGGCGCGCCCGCTCTCACCCTGCTCCTGCTGGCCGCCACCGCGGGCTGCGGCTCGTCCGGCGGCTCGGGCGACTCCGGCGGCGCCGACGGCAAGGGCCCGGAGAAGGGGCGGATCACCGTCGGCACCATGCCGGTCGCCGACACCGCGCCCCTGGAGATGGCCCAGCGCAAGGGCTTCTTCAAGGCGGAGGGGCTGACCGTGCGCACCTCCACGCTCAGCGGCGGCGCCGAGTCCGTCAGCCGGCTGCGCGCGGGCGCCCTCGACATCTCCTTCGGCAACTACGTCTCGTACTTCCTCGCGCACGCCAACAGGGCCATCGACGTCCGCATCGTCTCCGACGCCTTCCAGTCCGCGCCCCGCACGCACGCGGTCCTGGTCCCCAAGGACTCGCCGGTCAAGTCCCTGAAGGACCTCCAGGACAAGAAGATCGGCGTCAACACCAAGCGGAACATCAGCGCCCTGCTCGTCAAGAAGGCCGGCAAGGCGGAGGGCGCCGCCTTCGACGACGACAAGAACTTCGCCGAGGTCGACATGCCGAACATGGAGACCGCCCTGAAGTCCGGCAGCGTCGACGCCGTGCAGGCCGTCGAGCCGTTCGTCTCCGCGATCGAGCGGTCCGGCTCCGGCCGGGTCGTCGCCGACCTCGGCAAGCCGCCGACCGGGGGCTTCCCCATCGCCGGGTACGCGACCACGGCGTCCTTCGCCGAGGACAACCCGAAGACGGTCGCCGCCTTCCAGCGGGCCATGGCCCGCGCCCAGCGCCAGGCCGCCAACCGTTCGGCCGTCGTCGACACGCTCCCGGAGTACACGAAGATCACCGCCGACCAGGCCGCCCAGCTGAACCTCGGCGGCTACCCCGCGGCACTCGACCCGGCCCGCCTCGGCCGGGTGGTCACCCTGATGAGGGAATTCGGCTACCTGAAGCGGGACCTCGACGTGGCACCGCTGCTCGTGCGCGCGGGGCCATGAGGGTGGCGACGGGGTGAGGCGGGCGATGCGATGAAGGGGGACGCGCGCTCCGGACCGGGCCTCGGCCCGGGATTCGGGGCGCGCGCTCGCATACGAGCCGGTGCGCGCTCCGGGGGCCTTGTCGAGCGCAGGTCGGTGCGGGTCCTGCTGGGGGCGCTCGGCCTCTGCGGCGCCTTCCTGGTCGTCGAACTCGTCGCCCGCAGCGGGGTGTTCGACGACCAGGCCCTGCCGCCCGCCTCCGCCGTCCTCGCCCGCGCCGCCGAGATGGCCGTCGACGACGGCTTCCTCGACGACCTCCGCACCACCGTCTCCGCCTGGCTCGGCGGCCTCGCCCTCGCCGTCGCCCTCGCCGTGCCCGCCGGGCTCCTGCTCGGCTCGCTGCCCCGGCTGCGCGCCGCCGCCCTCGCCGTCGTCGAGCTGGCCCGCCCCATCCCCTCCGTCGCCCTCATCCCCCTCGCGATCCTCGTCTTCGTCGAGCCCGACCGGGTGGAGCGGTCCCTCGTCTGCTACGCCGCGCTGTGGCCCGTCCTCCTCAACACCCTGTACGGGCTCCGCGACGTCGACCCCGTGGCCAAGGAGACCCTGCGGTCCTTCGGGTTCGGGCCGCTCGCCGTGATGTGGCGGGTGTCGCTGCCGAGCGCGGGGCCCTTCGTCGTCACGGGGGTGCGGATCGCGGCGTCCGTGGGCCTGATCGTGGCCGTCAGCGCGGAGTTGCGGGCGGGCGGGGACGGCGGGCTCGGCGTCTACCTGCTCGACTCGCAGTCCGGGGGCGGGCGGCCCGATCTGATGGTGGCGGGGGCGTGTTGGGCGGGGGTGCTGGGGGTCGCGGCCAACGCGGGGCTTGTGGGGGTGGGCAGGCTGTTGTTTCCCCACAGTGTTCGATCCGCGCGCTCCGGGCGCGGGCGTCCCTTCCCGGGGACGGGCGGCTCCGCCACCCGTCCCCCCAGGGGTGCGCCGCGCGCTCGTCCTCACACGCCGGACGGGCTCAACAGGTCCGGAGCGGGGCGATGAGCGGGGGCGGGGAGCGGCCGCGGGCGGAGGGCGCGGTGGACCCGGTGGACCCGGTGGACCCGGTGGACCCGGTGGACCCGGTGGACGCTGTCGGCGGGCGGGTCCGGCGGGCCGTCGTCGGAGTGCTCGCCCGCGGCTGGCTGCTCGTCCTCCTCGTCGTCCTCTGGGAGTCGGCCGCCCGGCGGGCCGAGGATCTGTATTTTCCGCCGCCCACGCGGATCGTCGGGACCATGCGGGAGCTGTGGTGGTCGGGGCCGCCGTCCCGGCTGTGGCTGAGTGACCTCGCGGTCGACGACTTCGTGCCGAGCCTGAGTCATCTGCTGCTCGGCTGGGCCGTCGCGGGTGCCGTCGGGGTCGCCGTGGGGGTCGGGATCGGGCTCTCCCGGGTGGCCTTCCACGTGCTCGATCCGGTGCTGCAGTTCGGGCGTGCCGTGCCGCCGCCCACGCTCATCCCGTTCTTCATGGTCGCCTTCGGGCTCGGCACGTCCATGCAACTGGCGGCCATCGTCTTCGGCGTCGTCTGGCCGGTGCTGCTCAACACCGCCGACGGCGTGCGCTCCGTGGAGCCGCTCCAGCTCGACACCGCCCGCGTGCTCGGGCTCGGCCGCCTCGCACGGCTCCGGTACGTCGTCCTGCCGGGGGCCGCGCCGAAGATCTTCGCGGGGCTGCGGGTGGCGCTCGGGTTCGCGCTGATCCTCATGGTCGTCGCCGAGCTGATGGGGTCGGGCGAGGGCATCGGGTCCCGGCTCAACGCCGCCGAGCGGGAGTTCAGGCCGGACCGGCTGTGGGCGGGGATCGTGCTGCTGGGTGCCGTCGGCTGCGTACTGAACGGACTGTTCCTGCTCGTCGAGCGAAAAGTCCTGGCCTGGCACCGGGGAGCGCGGCGGGCGGACACCTAGACCACCCGGCCCCACGGGGCGGCGGACCGGCCGCGATCCACGGGGCGCACGGGGAACGCGAGGGCCCTACGGACCCTCACCTCACTTAGACCGCAAGGCAGTTGGCAGCAGGGGTACAGGGGGAACAGGGGATGCTGGAGATCGCTGGGCTCAGTCATCGCTACGCCGACGGGCACCGAGCCGTCGAAGAGGTCGAACTGCACGTCGCGCGCGGCGAGTTGGTGAGCATCGTCGGGCCGTCCGGCTGCGGCAAGTCCACGCTCCTCCGGTGCGTGGCGGGACTGCAGCGGCCGAGCGAGGGCCGCGTCGCCGTCGACGGCCGGGACGTCGACGGCGTACCCGACGACATCGCCGTCGTCTTCCAGGACTACACCCGCTCGCTCTTCCCGTGGCTGACCGTCCGCGACAACGTCGCCCTGCCGCTGCGCCGCCGCGGCCTCGCCCGCGCCGAGCGCCGCGCCCGCGCGGAGGAAGCCCTCGCACAGGTCGGCCTCCACGGCACCGCGGGCAGATACCCGTGGCAGCTCTCCGGCGGCATGCAGCAGCGCGTCGCCATCGCCCGCGCGCTCGCCTACCGGCCCGCGCTGCTCCTGATGGACGAGCCGTTCGGCTCCGTGGACGCGCAGACCAGGGAGGACCTGGAGGACCTGCTGCTCGCGGTGCGCGGGGGCGGGGGCGGAGGATCGGGCGGGGGGACGGGCGGCGATCACGACGGCGACGGCATGACGATTCTGCTGGTCACCCACGACATCGACGAGAGCGTGTACGTCGGTGACCGCGTCGTCGTCCTCACCGGCGCCCCCGGCCGCGTCCACAGCGAACTGCGCGTCGAACTGCCCGCGCCCCGCGACCAGATCGGCACCCGCGGCCTGCCGGAGTTCGTGAAGCTGCGCGCCGAGGTCGGGCGGGCGGTGCGGCGGCCGTGAGCGCCATGAACGCCGCGAACGCCGATGTGCTCGTCGCGGGCGCGGGCATCGGTGGGCTCACGGCGGCCCTGAGCCTGCACGCGGCGGGCATCGGCGTGCGGGTCGTCGACCCCGTGCCGGTGCTGCGGCCCGTCGGCGTCGGCATCAACCTGCTGCCGCACGCCGTCCGCGAACTCACCGAGCTCGGCCTCGGCGAGCAGCTCGCCGCGACCGGCGTGGCGACCGCCGAGATGGTCCACTACGACCGGCACGGCAACCGCATCTGGGGCGAGCCGCGCGGGCACGCCCTCGGCTACCACTGGCCGCAGTACTCCATCCACCGCGGCGCCCTCCAGATGATCCTGCTCGACGCCGTGCGCGAACGCCTCGGCGAGCGGGCCGTCGTCACCGGAACCTCGTTCGTGCGGTGCGCCGAGACGGAGGGGCAGCTCCTTCGGGTCATCCTGCGGGACATGGCGCGCGGGCGTGAGCACGCCGTGCGGGTGCGGGCGCTGGTCGGGGCCGACGGGCTCTACTCGACCGTGCGCGCGCGGCTGCACCCCGGGGAGGGGCCGCCGCTGTGGAACGGCATCCGGATGTGGCGCGGCGTCACCGAGTGGGAGCCCGTGCTCGGCGGGCGCACCGTCGCCATCGCGGGCAGCAACGCGCACGCCAAGCTCGTCGTCTACCCCATCTCCGGCGAGGCCGAGCGGCGGGGGCGGGCGCTGCTCAACTGGGTCGCGGAGGTGCGCTTCCCCGTCGAGCACGGGGCCATCTCCGGGGCCGCCGACTGGAACCGCAGCGGGCGGCTCTCCGACGTCCTGCCGTACTTCGCCGGGTGGCGGATCGGGGATCTGGACGTGCCCGCGCTGTTCGCCGCGACCCGGCGCATCCTGGAGTACCCGATGGTCGACCGGGAGCCGCTGCCCCGCTGGGGGCGCGGGCCCGTCACCCTCCTCGGCGACGCCGCCCACCCGATGTACCCCGTCGGCTCCAACGGCGGCTCCCAGGCCGTCCTCGACGCCCGGGTCCTCGCGCGCAGCCTCGCCGTCAACGACCCCGACCGGGTCGCCGGGCTGCGGGCGTACGAGGAGGTGCGGCGGGAGGCCACGGCCGCGCTCGTCCTCGCCAACCGGCGCATGCCCGCCGACCGGCTCCTCCAGGTCGTCGCCGAGCGCGCGCCCGACGGGTTCGACCGGGTCGAGGACGTGCTCACCTCGGAGGAGCTGGCCGAGCTGGACGCGGCGTATCGGTGGACGACGGGCACGGATGTGGCGGAGCTGAACGGAAGGGGGAGCTGGGGGGTGGGGTAGGGCGCCCCAGGGGGCTCCGCCGGGCTCCCCTTTGCGGCCGTAGCCGGGCCACGCGTGGTGGGTGCGCTGGACTTCGTGGAGCAGCTGGAAGCCCTCGGGTGAGCGAGCGTGTTCCTTTGCGCTGAGCGCGCTCAGCCCTCGGTGGTGCGGAGGTGGTGGAGGAGGCGGGCGAGGGAGGCCGGGGTGGTGGTGAGTTGTATGGAGGGGTCGTCGCTTTCGCGGAGGTGGATGGTGCCGGGGGATGTGGCCACCTCGACGCAGTGATCGCCGTCGCTGCCGTCGGAGAAGGTGGACTTCTGCCAGTGCGTTACCTGAGCCATGCGGGGTGCCTCACAGTTCCTTCGTCATCCGGTGAATCAAGTCCCGTGACTGCGCGGGGGAGAGTGACGCTTCCTTCACCTTATGGAGCAGGGTGCGAAGCCGTTGCAGTTGAGCCTCCGCGTCGATGGGCCCCTTGTTGATGGGCGCATCCCTCCGCCGCGCATCCCCGACTCCTCACATCCCCATGGGGGTTCACCCATGCCCAACGACGCTGCCCAGCCCTGGGAGTACGTCGTCCACATCCCGCACGACCCGCGCGCGGTCACCGTGTGTCGCCACACGCTCCGAGTGGTGCTCACCCTGCATGGCCTGGCCCGTGTCACGGACATCGCCGAACTCCTGGCGACGGAGCTGGTCGCCAACGCCGTACGCCACACGAAGGGCCCCGTCGCCTTCCGCCTCCTCTGGGCCGACGGGGTGCTGCGGATCGGGACATGGGACGCGGACCCCACCCCGCCCGCACCCCCGCTGCGTCCGGCCCTGGACCTGGAGGAGCAGGGGCGCGGGCTCGACCTCGTCCGGGCGTGCGCGGACACCTGGGGCTGGCACCCGCTGCCCGGGTGCGGCGACGCCGGGAAATACGTCTGGTGCGAACTCGGTGCCGCCTAGCTCGTTGTGCACCCCGACAGAAAGGAGAACCGATGGTCGGCTCGTCACATGAGGCGCAACACCGGATCTTCCAGAAGGACACGGAGCTCATGCTCCGCAACTTCCAGCGCCTCTTCCACGTCCCGTTCCCCGAGGCGCGGGACATCGCGGTCCTGAACGCGGACCTCACGGAGATCGAACCCATCGAGCGCCGGGTGGACACCCTGTTACGGGTCGACACCGATGATGGGAGCTACCTGCTGGTCCTGGAAGCGCAGGGTAAGAAGGACGAGGCCAAGCGCAGCAGTTGGCCGTACTACCTCTCGTACTTGCACGCGAAGTACCGCTGCGAGCCGGTGCTGATCGTCATGACGCAGAGCAAGTCCACCGCCGACTGGGCGGCGCGGCGCATCACGCTCGGCGTTCCGGGCCGCCCCTCGCTCATTGTCCAGCCCTTCGTCCTCGGTCCGGAGAACGTACCGGTGGTCTCGGACGAGAAGGAGGCCGCGAGGGATGTCTCCCTCGCCGTCTTCTCGGCGATTACGCATGGTAGGGGGCGGGGTGCCGCTGCGATACTGAAACCGCTGGCGTCCGTCCTGGAGACAGTCGAACCCGAGAGCGCGGCGATGTTCGCGCAGCTCGTCGAGGCAGGCCTGGTCGATCCCCAGGCGAAGGAGATCTGGAGGGACTTGATGGCACCGGTGAACTACTTCTTCCGCCACTCCGTGGCCGAGAAGGTGCGTGAGGAAGGCCGCGAGGAAGGCCGCGAGGAAGGCCGCGAGGAAGGCCGGGCGGAGAGTGCCCGAGCCATGGTGTTGCGCATGCTGCGCTGGCGCGACATCGAGGTGCCGGAGTCGGTGCGGGAACGCGTACTGGCCTGTACAGACCTTGAGCAGCTGAACGTGTGGGCCGAGCGTGCGATGCACGTGTCCGACGCGGAGAGTCTGTTCCAGGGCGACAAGGGCTGAGCCCTCGGTCTCGGGACGGGTGGGGTTGGTGGGGTCCACGTCCGGAATCCGCCAGCCCGGGGTGGGGTGGGCAGGTCAAGGTGGGGCCATGAGTACAGCCTTCGCCCCGCGTGCCCTCGGCCCCGACACCCTCGCGCGGCTCCGCGTCACGGAACGCGGGCACCTCCGCCGCTGAGGGGTTACCCGGGTGCGCGGTGGAGGACTTCGGTCACCCGCAGGCCGACAAGATCCAGATGGAGAAGGGCATTCTCCTCAAGCACGGCGCCGGGCGCATCGTGCTGGCCGGGTGCGGTAGCCGGGACGGACTGCTGGAGGTCTGGGTCCGCGGCAAAGGCAAGGTCTGCTTGCGTGTCACCGGCAACAGCGGCTACCTGAGCCTGGAGATTCCCGCGGTCTCCGGCATCAAGGGCAACGACTACGGCACCGACGTGACGATGACCGTGGGCGACGAGGAGAAGAACGTCTCCGACGCCGCCGACGCAGGACGGGCCGTCACCGTGCGCACCACCGCCAGCGGCGCCATGACCCAACTCGCCGATATCCACCAAGGGCCCCGAACGTGACCGGCGTCCTCGAAGCCGGTGACAACTTCGGCGCGCAGGTTCCGGCTGCCAACGCCGCCCCCGGCGCGGTGTCCTCCGCCAACAACACCCTGGTGGTCATCGGTATCCCCGGCGAGGGTATTGGTACCGCCGCTGACGCCGGCTCCGTGGAGGTCTTCTCCCTGCTCGGCGCCCCCGGTGACGGCGCCGTCGTGGTCGAACCGGGCAAGGTCGGTCTCCCCGGGACCTCCGGCGCGAAGCAGAAGCCGGGTGCCAGCATGTACGCAGCGGGTGCGCACCTGTACCTGGGCCGACCCGGCGGCCCCGCACCGTACGGCTCCGTGCACACCGTGCCGTGGGGCAACATCGCCGATGCCGCCAACGGTTCCGTGGCCACGTACGAACCCGGCAAGGGCGGGCTGCCCGCAGCCGGCGCCACCTTCGGTGCTGTCATCCGCTAGCGCAGAGGCGCAGTCGCGTCAGTGGTTCACCGGCGCGTGACGGATCTGGTCCCGGAGCGTCTTCCGCGACGCTCCGAGACGAGAGGGCGAGGCGCCGTACCGGGCGCAGGACCTCGACGCTCTCGTGCGGCAAGGCCGCGAGGCGCCGACCGCACGTAATCCGTGCATGTGGCACGTAGGTAGAGTGTGCTTGGTCTAGACCTTCTCTCTCTGGTCTTGACACTCTCACGCAAGACGGACAGCGCGCCCCTCTGACCAGGGTGGCCGCGCGGGGGAAATGAGTAATGAAGATCGCGTTTCTGATCAACAACGCCTACGGCATCGGCGGCACGATCCGCTCGACGGCGAACCTCTCGCGGGCGTTCGCGGCCCGGCACGACGTCGAGGTGGTCAGCGTCCACCAGGTGAAGGACGCACCCGAGTTGCCCTTCGACGAGCGGGTGGGACTGTCCTCGCTCATCGATATGCGCGAGGACAGCTCCACCTACGAAGGCGACCACCCGCTGACCCGCCAGCCGTGCACGATGTTCCCCGACACAGGCGCCGCGGCGAACTCCGCACGGCTGCCCTACTCGGCACTTCAGGACGAACGTATCGGCCGGTGGCTGAGCGAGACGAACGCCGACGTGGTGATCGCCACGCGCCCCGACCTCAACGGCTACCTCGCCCGTGACGGTCAGGCGCGCCATCTGCGCATCGGCCAGGAACACTTGAGCCTGGACGCTCACAATCCCACCTTGCGCGGGCACCAGAACAAGGCGGTCGCCGGACTGGACGCGTTCGTGACCGTGTCCGAGGCTGACGCCGTGCAGTACCGCCGAGCCCTGCCGAACGTGGCGGCCCGGATCCTGTGCATCCCCAACAGTGTGCCCGCGCCCGCCGTCGAGCCCTCCGACCACCACTCCCAGATCATCATCGCCGCGGGCCGCCTCGCCACCGTCAAGCGGTACGACCGGCTGATCGACGCCTTCGCGAAGCTGGCCGACGCCCATCCCGCCTGGACATTGCGCCTCTACGGGCGCGGCCCCGAGCGGCCGAACCTGCGCCGCCAGATCGACGAACTCGGCCTGTACGACCGCATATCCCTCATGGGGCCGGTCTCTCCCATCGAGACCGAATGGGCCAAGGGCGCCATCGCCGCCGTCTCCTCCGACATGGAGTCCTTCGGCATGACCATCGTCGAGGCCATGCACTGCGGTGTCCCCGTCGTTTCCACCGACTGCCCCCACGGCCCCGCGGAGATCATCGACGAGACCAACGGCATGCTGGTGCCCCTGGAAGCCGGGGTGGACGGATACGCCGCGGCCCTTGACCGCCTCATGGCCGACGCGCAACTCCGCGCCCGGCTGGGCGCCACCGCCCGCGAGCGCGCCCGCGCCTACACGCCGTCGGTCATCGCCCGCCGCTACGAGGCCCTCTTCGAGGAACTGTCCGCCCCGCGCAACCGCCGCCGCCCCGCAGGCGCCCGAGGCGCGCTGTGGACCCGACTGCGATCCGCACTGCCGACAAGACTCACCCCGCGGGCCGACCCGTCCCCCGCGCCGGCACCGCGCCCCGCCACCCCGGAGCCCATCGCCCGCCCGGTCGCCTTCGCCCAGGCCACCGCCGACGGCGGCATCAGCATCCGCCTCGACGCGGCGTCCCTGCCACCCGGCCCTCTCGACTTCCTGGCCCGCCTGCGCCGCGACCCCAAGAAGCGGCACATCCGTGTCCCTCTACCCCCCGTGGCCACCACACCGGACCCGGACGACCCCCGCATCACCCTCGACCCGACCGAGCACACACTGGCCGAGGGCCGCTGGGACTGCTATGTCGTCCCTCAGCACACCGCCGACGACAAGGCACGCCTCCTCTGCGCCTTGGCGGAACAGGTCCACAGCGTCGGCCGGGCACCGAACCTCGCCGACGGCAACGTATCCGCGTGGCTCCCCTACACCACCACCGACGGATACCTCGCACTGCGCACCTGGCAGCGCCCCGCACACGCCGAAGTCACAGCCATCGCCATCGGCGACCACCACGCCACCGTCACCGCCCAGCTCTACGCGACCGATGCCCCCCGCATTCCACACACCGCCACGATCGTCGCCGTCTCACGCCAGGGAGAGCCGTACGACTTCACGCTCCCCCTCACCCAACCAGCCACCGCGCCAGGGCACTTCACCTTCACGCTGCCCTACTCCCGTGCGCTGTCCCTGCGATGCAGTGCGCACGACATATGGGACCTGCGCCTCCGCCTGGAGCACACCAGCGCTCCCATCCCTCTCGGCCGCATCGGCGGCGACATCGTCGACCGCAAGAAGACCGACGCCGTCCCGGCCGTGGACCTGAGACATGAGGCACGCGGCGAGACACGCGCCAAGCCTTTCTTCACCGTCACCAACGACTTGGCGTTGAGCCTGCGAGACACGGAAGATCAAGCCCAGAGGACCGCAACGTGACCTCCACGACGCAGAGCAAGCCCACCGCCGACTGGGCGGCGCGGCGCAGCACGCTCGGACTTCCGAGCCGATTCTCGCTCATGGCGCGGTCCTTCGTCCTCGGCCCGGAGAGCGCACCGGCGAAGCGCGGACGAGAAGGAGGTGGCGCGGGATGTCTCCGTCGCGGTGTTCTCGACGATTGCGTCTGGTGAGGGCCGGGGCGGGGCGCCCCGCCCCTCAGCGCAGTGGCGTTCGCCCCTGGACGCAGCAGGGAAGTCCACGTCCGGAAACCGCCAGCCGGAACCCCCGCGCCCGCGTGAACCTGGCCCCATGAGCACCGCATTCACTCCACGAGCCATCACCCCCGACGCCCTCAAACAGCTCCGCGACACCGACGACGCGGGCCGCCCCTGCGTACCGTTCACCGACCCGGAGGGCGGCGACCCGCTGCGCTGCTGTCTGCGCCCCGCCCGCGCGGGCGAACGCATCGCCCTGGTCTCGTACGCCCCCCTGCGCCGCTGGGCGGCCGAGACCGGCGCCGAGCCGGGGGCGTACGACGAGCAGGGCCCCGTCTTCATCCACGCGGACCCGTGCGAAGGCCCGGAACTGGCGGCAACGCGCACGGAGTACCCGTACGCCAGAGCGGGCGCCCTGCGCGCGTTCCGCCGTTACGACGCGGGCGGCACCATCGTCGGCGGCCGACTCCTGGAGGTCCCCGAGGACACCACGGCGGGCTTCGACGAGGCCCTCACCGAGGCGTTCGCCGACCCGCGGGTCGCCCTCGTGCACGTCCGCGCCGTGGAGTACGGCTGCTTCCACTTCGAGGTCCGCCGCCC from Streptomyces flavofungini includes:
- a CDS encoding ABC transporter permease, producing MSGGGERPRAEGAVDPVDPVDPVDPVDPVDAVGGRVRRAVVGVLARGWLLVLLVVLWESAARRAEDLYFPPPTRIVGTMRELWWSGPPSRLWLSDLAVDDFVPSLSHLLLGWAVAGAVGVAVGVGIGLSRVAFHVLDPVLQFGRAVPPPTLIPFFMVAFGLGTSMQLAAIVFGVVWPVLLNTADGVRSVEPLQLDTARVLGLGRLARLRYVVLPGAAPKIFAGLRVALGFALILMVVAELMGSGEGIGSRLNAAEREFRPDRLWAGIVLLGAVGCVLNGLFLLVERKVLAWHRGARRADT
- the pepN gene encoding aminopeptidase N, with the translated sequence MPGTNLTREEAQQRAKLLTVDSYEIDLDLSGAQEGGTYRSVTTVRFDCSEANAETFIDLIAPAVHEVVLNGHALEIGAVFRDSRIALRHLPQGANELKVVADCEYTNTGEGLHRFVDPVDQQAYLYTQFEVPDARRVFASFEQPDLKATFQFTVKAPSGWSVISNSPTPEPKDDVWTFAPTPRLSTYVTALIAGPYHSVHSVYEKDGQSVPLGIYCRPSLAEFLDADAIFDVTRQGFDWFQEKFDYAYPFAKYDQLFVPEFNAGAMENAGAVTIRDQYVFRSKVTDAAYEVRAATILHELAHMWFGDLVTMEWWNDLWLNESFATFAEAACQAYAPGSKWPHSWTTFANSMKTWAYRQDQLPSTHPIMADIRDLDDVLVNFDGITYAKGASVLKQLVAYVGMDEFFSGVQAYFKQHAFGNTRLSDLLGALEETSGRDLKTWSKKWLETAGINVLRPVVDVDSAGNITSFAIKQEAPALPEGAKGEPTLRPHRIAIGLYDLDDSAGGSGKLVRTDRVELDVDGELTAVEALVGRARPDVILLNDDDLSYAKVRLDADSLAFVTEHLGDFEASLPRALCWASAWDMTRDAELPTRDYLSLVLSGIGKESDIGVVQSLHRQVKLALDLYAAPAGREAALTRWTEATLEHLRAAEPGGDHQLAWARAFAATARTESDLALLEGLLDGSESIEGLAVDTELRWAFVARLAATGRLDEAGIAAEFERDKTAAGERHAAAARAARPTAAAKAEAWASVVESDKLPNAVQEAVISGFVQTEQRELLAPYTQKYFDAVKTVWESRSHEMAQQVVVGLYPAVQVSQETLDATDAWIASAEPTAALHRLITESRAGVERALRAQAADA
- a CDS encoding ABC transporter substrate-binding protein, whose amino-acid sequence is MARGARGAQGPRGPRRSRSRARLRGAPALTLLLLAATAGCGSSGGSGDSGGADGKGPEKGRITVGTMPVADTAPLEMAQRKGFFKAEGLTVRTSTLSGGAESVSRLRAGALDISFGNYVSYFLAHANRAIDVRIVSDAFQSAPRTHAVLVPKDSPVKSLKDLQDKKIGVNTKRNISALLVKKAGKAEGAAFDDDKNFAEVDMPNMETALKSGSVDAVQAVEPFVSAIERSGSGRVVADLGKPPTGGFPIAGYATTASFAEDNPKTVAAFQRAMARAQRQAANRSAVVDTLPEYTKITADQAAQLNLGGYPAALDPARLGRVVTLMREFGYLKRDLDVAPLLVRAGP
- a CDS encoding ABC transporter permease; its protein translation is MKGDARSGPGLGPGFGARARIRAGARSGGLVERRSVRVLLGALGLCGAFLVVELVARSGVFDDQALPPASAVLARAAEMAVDDGFLDDLRTTVSAWLGGLALAVALAVPAGLLLGSLPRLRAAALAVVELARPIPSVALIPLAILVFVEPDRVERSLVCYAALWPVLLNTLYGLRDVDPVAKETLRSFGFGPLAVMWRVSLPSAGPFVVTGVRIAASVGLIVAVSAELRAGGDGGLGVYLLDSQSGGGRPDLMVAGACWAGVLGVAANAGLVGVGRLLFPHSVRSARSGRGRPFPGTGGSATRPPRGAPRARPHTPDGLNRSGAGR
- a CDS encoding ABC transporter ATP-binding protein, with the translated sequence MLEIAGLSHRYADGHRAVEEVELHVARGELVSIVGPSGCGKSTLLRCVAGLQRPSEGRVAVDGRDVDGVPDDIAVVFQDYTRSLFPWLTVRDNVALPLRRRGLARAERRARAEEALAQVGLHGTAGRYPWQLSGGMQQRVAIARALAYRPALLLMDEPFGSVDAQTREDLEDLLLAVRGGGGGGSGGGTGGDHDGDGMTILLVTHDIDESVYVGDRVVVLTGAPGRVHSELRVELPAPRDQIGTRGLPEFVKLRAEVGRAVRRP